The genomic stretch AGGGACGGGAAGGTCGCCAACCGGCCGATCTACGTCGCTCTCGCGGTCACCGCCGACGGCCACCGAGACATCCTCGGCCTGTGGGCCGGCGACGGCGGGGAGGGCGCCAAGTTCTGGCTGCAGATCTGCACCGAACTGAAGAACCGGGGCGTCGACGACGTGCTCATGGCCGTCTGTGACGGACTGACCGGCCTGCCGGATGCCATCGGAGAGGTCTGGCCCCGCACCGTGGTCCAGACCTGCGTGGTGCACCTGCTCAGGAACTCGTTCCGCTACGCGGCCCGCCAGCACTGGGACGCGATTGCCAAGGCACTCAAACCGGTCTACACCGCACCGACCGAGGCCGCCGCTACCGAACGATTCCTCGAGTTCGCCGAGGCATGGAGCAGCCGCTACCCGGCGATCGTGAAGCTGTGGGAGAACGCCTGGGCCGAGTTCGTGCCGTTCCTGGCCTTCGACGCCGAGATCCGCCGGATCATCTGCTCCACCAACGCCATCGAAAGCGTCAACGCCCGCATCCGCCGCGCCGTCCGCGCCCGCGGACACTTCCCCAACGAGCAAGCCGCCCTCAAGTGCGTCTACCTCGCGGTGATGAGCCTCGACCCGACCGGGCAAGGCCGCAAACGCTGGGCCACCCGCTGGAAGAGCGCACTCAACGCCTTCGACATCACCTTCGACGGACGCCTGTCCGCCGGCCGCAAGTAGAAGATCAACCAACCCCAGTTACACCGTTAACTTGACAGACCCACCGAAGGCACCCGTATCAAGCTGAGGTGCCTGACCAAATGCTGACCGAGACCCAATCCAGCCTCTTCACTCTCACCCAGAAACAGTCATAACGGGACGGATCGCCCTATCGAAGCCATCGTTCCACACCAGGTCAGGCCACGCTTGATGGCGAGCGGCAGGTCGGAGCCCCGCCGGCGCGAACTCGTCGGGCCGGGCCGATAGGTTATGACGCACGGCCCGCACGCCCCTCAGTACGGCGTGGGTGTGGTCCTTTGTTCGTGACGCTGACTTGATGAGATGATGGACTTGACCGACTTCGTGACCCCTACTGCAACCCGCGAGCAGAAGGTGCCGACCGAGACCGACGCCGGCTCGGTGGTGCATCACCTCGACGAGGGCTACCTTGTTGACTTTCTCACGAACGAGCCGGTGAAGGACAACGGCAAGGAGCGGGTGCGGCAGCGGATCCTGCGGGTGCTCTTCCACGAGTACCAGGTGGCCCCGGAGGACATGGCGCGCGACTTTCCGGTCAAGGTTGGCCTGGATGGCAAGACCAGGAACAAGAAGGCCGATATCGCCGTCTTCGCCCCCGGCACCGACCACACCGAGGCCAACCTGCGCCGCGTGGTTGTGTGCAAGCAGGAGCCGAAGCGCGGCAAGAACGTCGTCAAGCTGCGTGACCTTGACCAGATGAAGACCGAGCAGGCCGAACTCGAAGCACTGCTGGGCGCCGAGGATTTCCCCGAACGGCGTTATGGCATGTGGACCGACAATGTTGACTTCTTCTTCATCGAGAAGGAGTCGGGCCGCTTCGGCGCCACCTACCACCAGCGCGCCGACTGGCCGCTGGCAGACGGCACCGTCGGCTCCGGCCAGGTTGCCTCCGCGCAGCAGTTGCGCCGCGCTGAGCCCGAAATGCTCAAGGTCACCTTCCGGCGCTGCCACAACTACATCCACGGTAACGAGGGCATGCCGAAGGACGCTGCGTTCTGGCAGTTCCTCTACCTGCTCTTCGCGAAGATGTATGACGAGCGTGCCGCGCGTGACGGCAGTACACGGCGCTTCTACACGACGATGACAGAGCCGTACGAGAAGGAGGGTCGCGCCGCGATCCAGGCTCGGATCCTCGACCTCTTCGAGGACGTCAAGAAGCAGTACGCCGCCTCGGGACTGTTCACCGACCACGACCAGATAACCCTGTCGGAGCGGGCGTTAGCCTTCATCGTTAGCGAGTTGGCTCCCTATGACCTAGGCCGCACCGACATCGACGCCAAGGGACTGGCCTACCAGGAGCTGGTCGGCACCAACCTGCGTGGCGACCGCGGGCAATACTTCACCCCGCGCGGCGCGGTGAAGCTGATGATCGAAGTTCTCGACCCACAAGAGGACGAGACCGTCCTCGACCCGACCTGCGGCACTGGCGGGTTTCTGCACGCCACCCTGACCCACCTTCATCACAAGATGCAGGACGAGGATGGCACGCGTGGGTTGCCTGATTCTCCGGAGCAGAGCGAGCGCTATCGCGATCGATTGCGCAAGTATGCCGACCAGCACCTCTTCGGCGCCGACTTCGACCCGTTTCTCGTCAGGGCGACGTCGATGAACATCATGACCCTGGCCGATACCCCCGGCAACGTCTTCCACATGGACTCTCTCGCCTTCCCGAAGGGCCATCTCTCCGGTGTCGCCGAGGCGAGCAAACGGATCCCGCTGGCGAAGGGCAACGCCCCGGGCGTGGTCGACGTGCTACTGACCAACCCGCCGTTCGGCGCCGACATCCCGGTCAGCGACGAGTCGGTGCTCGGCGACTTCCGCGAAGGTGTGGCAAAGTCGTGGTCGCGCGACAAGGAGACCGGCGAGCTGCGCGAGAGCGCAAACCTCCGGGGCGCGCTGGCCCCCGAGCAGCTCTTTGTGCAGCGCGCCATTGAGTGGATCAAGCCCGGCGGCCGGCTCGGCATCGTTTTACCCAACGGCATCCTCTCCAACCCAGGCCCGGCCGACGAGGGCATCCGCCGCTTCATCCTGCGGGAGTGCTGGGTGTTGGCCAGCATCGAACTGCCGGTGGAGACGTTCATCGTCGACGCCAACGTCAACATCCTCACGACGCTGCTCTTCCTCAAGCGCAAGACCGACAAAGAGAAAACCGCCGAAGAGCTCGGCAACGCGATCTCCTACCCGGTCTTCATGGCGGTCGCGGAGAAGGTCGGCGTCGACCGCCGCGGCAACGAGCTCTACAAGCGCGCCCCCAACGGCGACCTCATCATGGAGACCTTCGAGGAGACCGAGTACATCACCATCTCCAGCGTCCCCCGCACCCGCGTGGTGAAGCGCAGCCGCCCGGTCATCGACAACGACCTGCCGCTGATCGCGGAGAAGTACCGGGAGTTCCGCAAGCACCATCCCATCCCCGGCTTCGACCCACGCGCCGGCAAGGGGGCGGGAGAGTGAAGGTCACCAGTCTCGACAACCCGGTCAAGGTCGACTGGTTCTTCGAGCAGGGTTGTCGTTTGGACCCGGCCCCGTACCTCTCCGGTGCGCTGGAGGCCCGTAAGAGGCTGGAGGCGCTCCCGAATACGGTACGTCTCGACTGCGTCACTGCTGGGCACAGCGGGGGCATCTTCAACGGCCCGAAGTTCAGCCGGATCTACCTGAACGACCCGGGGCATAGCGTCCCGTTCCTCGGCAGCACCGACATGCTCGAGGCCGACTTCAGCTACCTGCCTCGCTTGAGTAGGGACATCGCCACGGCGCTCCCCTACCTTGAGGTCGAGCCTGGGATGTCACTGATCTCCTGCTCAGGCACCATCGGCCGCATGGCGTACGTTCGGCCCGACAT from Micromonospora craniellae encodes the following:
- the mads2 gene encoding methylation-associated defense system DNA methyltransferase MAD2, which codes for MTDFVTPTATREQKVPTETDAGSVVHHLDEGYLVDFLTNEPVKDNGKERVRQRILRVLFHEYQVAPEDMARDFPVKVGLDGKTRNKKADIAVFAPGTDHTEANLRRVVVCKQEPKRGKNVVKLRDLDQMKTEQAELEALLGAEDFPERRYGMWTDNVDFFFIEKESGRFGATYHQRADWPLADGTVGSGQVASAQQLRRAEPEMLKVTFRRCHNYIHGNEGMPKDAAFWQFLYLLFAKMYDERAARDGSTRRFYTTMTEPYEKEGRAAIQARILDLFEDVKKQYAASGLFTDHDQITLSERALAFIVSELAPYDLGRTDIDAKGLAYQELVGTNLRGDRGQYFTPRGAVKLMIEVLDPQEDETVLDPTCGTGGFLHATLTHLHHKMQDEDGTRGLPDSPEQSERYRDRLRKYADQHLFGADFDPFLVRATSMNIMTLADTPGNVFHMDSLAFPKGHLSGVAEASKRIPLAKGNAPGVVDVLLTNPPFGADIPVSDESVLGDFREGVAKSWSRDKETGELRESANLRGALAPEQLFVQRAIEWIKPGGRLGIVLPNGILSNPGPADEGIRRFILRECWVLASIELPVETFIVDANVNILTTLLFLKRKTDKEKTAEELGNAISYPVFMAVAEKVGVDRRGNELYKRAPNGDLIMETFEETEYITISSVPRTRVVKRSRPVIDNDLPLIAEKYREFRKHHPIPGFDPRAGKGAGE
- a CDS encoding IS256 family transposase, giving the protein MTITTDAVDTAAVPGDEKAKRPRTKTTPGGVDPALVSQLVTQAREQGLQLSGEGGLLQQLTKIVLESALDGEITDHLGYDKHDQAGANSGNSRNGNRSKTVLTDVGPVQIDVPRDRAGSFEPAIVKKRQRRLSGVEDLVLSLSAKGLTTGEISAHLAEVYGAEVSRQTISTITDKVMDGMTEWQNRPLDPVYPVVFLDAINVKIRDGKVANRPIYVALAVTADGHRDILGLWAGDGGEGAKFWLQICTELKNRGVDDVLMAVCDGLTGLPDAIGEVWPRTVVQTCVVHLLRNSFRYAARQHWDAIAKALKPVYTAPTEAAATERFLEFAEAWSSRYPAIVKLWENAWAEFVPFLAFDAEIRRIICSTNAIESVNARIRRAVRARGHFPNEQAALKCVYLAVMSLDPTGQGRKRWATRWKSALNAFDITFDGRLSAGRK